Proteins encoded by one window of Mycolicibacterium cosmeticum:
- a CDS encoding glycoside hydrolase: MFALASLLALVNQVSGTPYIPGGDSPAGTDCSGLASWVSNAATNRPVFGDRFHTGNEERALLARGFKYGTAPNALVIGWNRGHTAVTLPDGTAVSSGEGGGVRVGGGGAYQPQFTHHMYLPIPTDAPDPNAPVDAPPAAPVEFLPPAPADVPAPVPVDFVPPAPADVPPPPADMPPPVADVPPPPADVAV, encoded by the coding sequence ATGTTTGCTCTTGCGTCGCTCTTGGCGCTCGTCAACCAGGTTTCGGGCACGCCGTACATCCCGGGTGGAGACTCTCCGGCGGGGACGGACTGCTCGGGCCTGGCATCCTGGGTCAGCAACGCCGCGACCAACCGGCCCGTGTTCGGTGACCGCTTCCACACCGGAAACGAGGAGCGGGCACTGCTGGCCCGCGGCTTCAAGTACGGCACCGCGCCGAACGCCCTGGTGATCGGCTGGAACCGCGGCCATACCGCGGTGACACTGCCCGACGGCACGGCCGTCTCCTCGGGCGAGGGCGGTGGCGTCCGCGTCGGCGGCGGTGGCGCGTATCAGCCGCAGTTCACCCATCACATGTACCTGCCGATACCCACCGACGCGCCGGATCCCAACGCTCCCGTCGATGCTCCGCCGGCGGCTCCCGTCGAGTTCCTGCCCCCGGCGCCCGCCGACGTACCGGCGCCCGTCCCCGTGGACTTCGTTCCGCCGGCCCCGGCCGACGTACCCCCGCCGCCTGCCGACATGCCGCCGCCGGTCGCCGACGTGCCCCCGCCCCCGGCTGACGTGGCCGTCTGA
- a CDS encoding MFS transporter, with the protein MTDSRHSNTIDLPPVAGTLAARPAAGGLLLTVAVVLTALNLRPAITSVGPLLGDMRDSMGASAIWAGVLTTLPGLCFAAAGLAAPRLAARVGVDRAITVALVVLSVGLVLRVVDGPLVVIGGTLVATAGIALINVLIPVVIKRSFPARIGVMTGVYTAALQGGGALGSALTPAIDALSGWRTALGAWAALAALALAAWLAATGRRGATSVARPEVDSDAVPPRRSMLRNPLAWTITLFFGCQAFLAYVAMGWLPVVFIDGGMSKGAAGLLLGLVSVLAVPVSIVIAPAAARRPSQSGWIVGLGVLGVAGVIGLAVAPDAAPLVWSVLLGLGMSVFSLALTVIALRSRDAADTARLSGMVQGIGYLLAGVGPFLFGLLHEATGGWRVSWGLVLAVYAIQMVTGALAGRNRYV; encoded by the coding sequence GTGACCGACTCTCGCCACAGCAACACCATCGACCTTCCGCCCGTCGCGGGCACCCTTGCGGCGCGACCGGCGGCCGGCGGCCTGTTGTTGACGGTGGCTGTCGTACTCACTGCCCTCAATCTTCGCCCGGCGATCACCAGTGTGGGCCCGTTGTTGGGCGATATGCGCGATTCGATGGGCGCCTCCGCCATCTGGGCCGGGGTGTTGACGACGTTGCCCGGCCTGTGTTTCGCCGCGGCCGGCCTGGCCGCACCGCGGCTGGCGGCCAGGGTCGGCGTCGACCGCGCCATCACGGTGGCCCTCGTCGTGCTCAGCGTCGGGCTGGTGCTGCGCGTGGTCGACGGGCCGTTGGTCGTCATCGGCGGCACGCTCGTCGCGACCGCCGGGATCGCATTGATCAACGTGCTCATCCCCGTCGTCATCAAGCGGTCGTTCCCGGCCCGGATCGGCGTGATGACGGGCGTGTACACCGCGGCCTTGCAGGGCGGCGGTGCCCTCGGCTCGGCCCTGACACCGGCGATCGACGCGCTCTCCGGGTGGCGCACCGCGCTCGGTGCGTGGGCGGCGCTGGCCGCACTCGCCCTGGCGGCCTGGCTGGCGGCGACCGGCCGCCGCGGGGCGACCTCGGTGGCCCGACCCGAGGTCGACAGCGATGCCGTGCCACCGCGTCGATCCATGCTGCGCAATCCGCTGGCGTGGACCATCACCCTGTTCTTCGGCTGCCAGGCGTTTCTCGCTTATGTGGCGATGGGCTGGCTGCCCGTGGTGTTCATCGACGGCGGCATGAGCAAGGGTGCCGCCGGGCTGCTGCTCGGGCTGGTTTCCGTGCTGGCCGTGCCGGTGAGCATCGTGATCGCGCCGGCGGCCGCCCGCAGGCCCAGTCAGAGTGGCTGGATCGTCGGCCTCGGGGTGCTCGGCGTCGCCGGGGTGATCGGCCTGGCCGTGGCACCCGACGCCGCTCCCTTGGTGTGGAGCGTCTTGCTCGGCCTCGGGATGAGCGTGTTCTCGCTGGCCCTCACGGTCATCGCGCTGCGCTCGCGCGACGCCGCCGACACCGCGCGGCTGTCGGGCATGGTCCAGGGCATCGGCTACCTGCTGGCCGGGGTCGGACCGTTCCTGTTCGGTCTGTTGCACGAGGCCACGGGTGGCTGGAGGGTGTCCTGGGGCCTGGTTCTGGCGGTCTATGCGATCCAGATGGTGACCGGCGCGCTGGCCGGCCGCAACCGTTACGTGTAA
- a CDS encoding FadR/GntR family transcriptional regulator, with translation MPLATTRRTGLVDQVIDQLRASVTAGEYPIGTKIPTEPALAETLGVGRNTVREAVRALAHGGILEVRQGDGTYVRATSEVSGAVRRLCGSELREVLQVRRCLEVEGARLAATARTDADLAELWQLLRRRDELQLEHDREDFARADAELHFAVVRSSHNTVLTELYRGLTEVVLASVATATHETATAAHIRHRGLVEAIDARDVDRAGREAGGFLDELLGELPDRA, from the coding sequence GTGCCTTTAGCCACGACACGTCGAACCGGACTCGTCGATCAGGTCATCGACCAGCTCCGCGCGTCGGTGACGGCCGGGGAGTACCCGATCGGCACGAAGATCCCCACCGAGCCGGCCCTGGCCGAGACGCTGGGCGTCGGCCGCAACACGGTGCGGGAAGCGGTCCGCGCCCTGGCGCACGGCGGCATCTTGGAGGTCAGGCAGGGCGACGGCACCTATGTCCGCGCCACCAGCGAGGTGTCCGGGGCGGTGCGCCGGCTCTGCGGATCCGAACTACGCGAGGTGCTGCAGGTCCGCCGGTGCCTGGAGGTCGAGGGTGCACGACTCGCCGCCACCGCCCGCACCGACGCCGATCTCGCCGAGCTCTGGCAGTTGTTGCGGCGCCGCGACGAACTCCAACTCGAGCATGACCGGGAGGATTTCGCGCGCGCCGATGCCGAGCTGCATTTCGCGGTGGTACGCAGTTCCCACAACACGGTGCTGACCGAGCTCTATCGCGGCCTGACCGAGGTGGTGCTGGCCAGCGTGGCCACCGCCACCCATGAGACCGCGACGGCCGCGCACATCAGACACCGGGGCCTGGTCGAAGCGATCGACGCGCGGGATGTCGACCGTGCCGGCCGGGAGGCCGGCGGGTTCCTGGACGAGCTGCTGGGCGAGCTGCCCGACCGCGCCTGA